In Oncorhynchus kisutch isolate 150728-3 linkage group LG11, Okis_V2, whole genome shotgun sequence, the genomic stretch TTACTTTTGAGTGAATGTTTTTCTGTCTATGTTTTCAGATTTTAAAATATCGGTACTATTAGGCAATTTGAGTTGTACGTTTATTATCATATAGTTATAGAAAAAAGGTTCTGGATAGAATCCAAGAGCGTTATTTTTGATTGCTTCATATATGGCACCCCTAAAGATTCTAACCCTTTGATCAGAACCCAAGGGGTTCTTCTTCGCTGAACCAAaattggttccatatagaacccttgGGTTCAAtatagggttctatatggaacaaATGTCGGTTCAATATAGAACCTTATGGGGTGCCATATATGAAGCAATCATAGAACCCTTGCTGGTTCTATCCAGAACCTATTTTTCTAAGACTGTGCAGATATATGGCTATGATAACCTTATACGCAATGCGTTAAACTCCTGCGTAATTAACAGTTCTCCAAGGGCACATAATACACTGTATAAACAGGAACATATTGCTTGGTTTTGAAACACCCCATGAAAAAAAACATTACAGTGAACTTgaataataaatattattttatCTTATTTTGCAGCTGGATGCCAAGAAAAGTCCGTTGGCTCTCTTGGCACAGACCTGCTCACAAATCGGCAAACCAGACCCTCCGTCCTCTTCCAAACTCTCATCTGTAACCTCAAATGGATCTAGTGACAAAGAGACCAAATCCGGACCACTAAAAATGAGTGACATTGGAAATGAAGACAAATCTAGCTTCAAACCCTACTCCAAATCATCGGAGAAGAACAAGGACTCCTCGTCCAGCAGTGGTAGTCTGAGTGGAGATAAAGCTAGTTTCCGAGTGCCTAGCGCCACCTGCCAGCCGTTTACCCCCAGGACAGGCAGCCCCAGCTCCTGCCACTCTGTGTCTCCGCTGCCATCTGAGGGTAAGCAGGGAGACAAGGAGGAAAATAATAAGGAATCTGATAGTAATAAAAACAGTACAATGGAGGGAAGTGGCAGTGGTAGTCACAGCCGGATATCTGGGATTAACGGTGAGGCTAACCAACACCAGGAGACCACCTCTGGATCAAAGGTTATCACATCAGACTCACCCACATCTGTCTCCTCTGCATCATCTGTTCAACTTCTGGGTTCAGGTGGACTCGTAGCGCCAGTCTCCCCCTATAAACCTGGGCACACCGTTTTCCCTCTACCGCCTGCTGGCATGTCCTACCCTGGAAGTTTAGCAGGTGCATACGCAGGCTATCCCCAACACTTTCTCCCTCACGGAATGACTTTAGACCCGACGAAATCTAGCAGTCAACTACTTAGTGCTCAGTTTGCCGCTGCCAGCCAACTTCAGTGTAATAAGACTGGGAGCCCCTTGTCCAGGGCTTCTCCTCCGTCCCTAATGTCTGCTAGCCTGTGTAGAGACCCGTACTGCCTGAGTTACCACTGCGCAAGCCACTTATCCGGTGCTTCCAGTGCCTCGCAGTGCCATGAGTCCTCGGCTCTGAAGTCAGGATACCCTCTCATGTACCCAACTCACCCTTTGCACAGCGTGCATTCCTCGCCGCCATCCTTTGCTGGACACCCGTTATACCCCTATGGCTTTATGCTCCCAAATGACCCTCTGCCACACGTCTGTAATTGGGTATCGGCTAACGGACCTTGCGACAAACGGTTTTCTTGCTCAGAAGAGCTCCTCAATCACCTAAGGACTCACACTGCTTTTGCGGGGACGGAGAAGTTGATATCAGGATACCCGGGTTCATCATCGCTAGCCAACGCCGCCGCGGCCGCCATGGCTTGCCATATGCACATGCCTCCAAATGCGGCCCCGGGCAGCCCTGGAACGCTCACCCTCAGGAGCCCACATCACCCTCTGGGATTGAGCACGCGCTATCACCCCTATTCAAAGAGTCCCCTGCCCCCCGGCGCGTCGGTTCAGATGCCCGCTGCCACCGGTCCATATTATTCTCCCTATGCCTTGTATGGACAGAGACTCACCACCGCATCGGCGTTAGGATACCAGTAgaagatacagacagacacataatAACTATACATTTATAAGGAGATTTTAGGCCTAAATGACTTTTATATTGGTTGTATTTCATGCAGGACGGGATCCGTGGGCTCAGTGTATTTATTTGCGATAGCTCCAAGCgtgacaaaaataaaaataattataatataatttgTAAGAGGCTCAAGGTGCATTCTTTTTTACAATTAATATATAGGCTATATTGGATCGTGCCATTTTAGATGTTACATTGAAATTACAAGGCAGTGTGTATGTCGTTTTTAAATTGCTCATTGTGAGAGTTTTATGTTTCCTACATACAAAAAGCCTATTCGTTCTATTTTTCATTGGAAAGCCGTAGCCTATTTTGGAGTCTGGAGGCCTATGTAGGTCTACCGGCTACCGCACATCGCAAATAACTTTTCAACTTTGGCCTAAACCTTAGAATGACATGTTTAGTTAATTTTGATGGCAAATTGGGCTATTTCTTCAGACATTTAATTATTAATTCGACAAACTACATTAAGGCTTATGAATCTGGTAGGTTGTTTATGGAATAAATAATTCGACATACAGTATTACTTTACTTATAATGATAAACAATTGAATATGTAAGACATGAGCATAATTTGTCTGTTAAAGAATCGACGCCATTTAATTTGTGGAATGGCATTTAAGATCTGTGTAGGCTATTTCCATTTGAAGTATGTTCCGTATACACTTGGGTAACATTTTAATCGCATTTTATTCACATTTCGATACCTTTAAGACTGCAAAATATATTTGTTAAACTTTTTAAATAGCTAAGTCAAATTGCAGCCTACTGTCATCTGACACAGATGTATTTTGCCACCCGATTAGCATTATAGTCATTTATCGTTGGAGTAATTTAGGCAGTAATAATCCAACTCTGATATTCATTTCAACACGCCACTATCAAATTCAGCACTGTTTTTCACAGATCATATTTTGCCTACCTTCGAACGAATGATGGTGTCAGTCTGATTATATTAGAATAAGGAAGTTATCCGCTTGTGCAGTTATAAAACATGCAATATCAGCAGCACATTGGGAAATAACATTCAATCTAAAAAGTGACAACCCAAACAACGTTAATTATTGTTTTGCGTCTTGTTCTCATATACAATTAGCCCCATTTGTCTGAGCAGAGAGTTTATCATAAAGGAGAAGAGGTTATGGGATACAGCTATACAATTTGCTATAAAACAATTAGGCCTATAATTTTTGCCAGGGTAAAATATTTAGTCATGTGTAGGTTATAGGGCTTAATAGCCTACGTCTTGCTCTGCATATTGACTATTTCACTGACGAGATCAACTAATTTCTCGTGCAGTCATAACTATTTTTTATTTACTTTAAATGCTATAGGTTGGCTATATTGTATTGCGTTTAAAcgttaggtctatatatcatcAGCTTGTTCTAAAGAAAACCAAACGCGTTGTGGAAGATATGTTGCTGCATTGCTCCATACCGTATGTCAAGATAGCACACTTTTATATTTTTAACCTACAGTAATAAAACGTCAATCAAATTATTGAGAATACAACATCTTAAATTAGATGGACCACCCCATAAATACGCAAGTATTTTCGATACAATCCTTTCACAGATTAAATACCTGAGGCACACAAGATTACATAATAATCCAAAATGAGCGGGATTAAATATTGTATAGCTGCCTGATAATTCTCATATCATACACATCAATAAGTCACATCAAGAGTAGGCCTACACTGGGTTGAGAGGATTTTTAGCCTATTACATAACACACTGGGAGGGAAGAGGTTCCACTTGTTTGATGATTCTAAAATCTAGAAAACAAAAACCTCTCCATCCTGCTCCTGAAGAAACCGACGGCTCGGATGCTGAAGCCTCTTTATGCACAGTAGGcctatacacacgcacacatcagGCAACAAGGCAGTACACCTATTTCCACTTGTATGATGCACCAGGGAACATTACAACTGTTAtatataattgtgtgtgtgtcaatataAACACATACATTAAATCTCTTGCAACACTGCATTCCTTCATTTAAACATTGCCAAATTATGAGATAATGGATTACACCATATTGTATTATGAAAGAACGAAATGGCAAAGTAAAATAAATGGCAGCTGTGCTAGACAATGATTTATGATGTCACCCAATGTGGGACATTTCTACAGCTTTTATGATTGCAGTAATGACGGTGTGTAAAGCAGATAGCATGAAATGAAGCAAGGCCTAACACATTTAATCATCTCCTTAACCACATCTACAGAATCAAGCAAACGATGTCATTACCCATCCCAAAGTAAATCACAACTATTCCCAAGAGATAAAATCAACATCATTAATAGTCACATGTCATATTCATAAAATCGACGGCATCTTTTCAACAGATTCATTCTTTACCATCGCTCTCTCCCATGGTGTATGTTAATGACGCTTCTAGCCCACAACTCACCATCCCAACCAGACCGTTCTGACGATATGCGGGGCCTCATACAACTGGCACATCAATGTGATatggaaaaaaaaatgtttacattatgtcacTCGTGTTGATCATGTATCTTTTCACGTTTTGGGGACTTCCTGGCTTTCGGGACTTCCTGGTTTTGGTGACGTTTTGAGGTTGAACTGTATGATTGGAGAAGCAGTTccaagagcaaaaacatatacaaatACATAAATTAACATATATACATAAACTGTGCAAAAGAAAAACagatttatatatataatatatctgTCCTGAGCAAAGTAAAAGGTCTGGTCCAGAGACTCAGGGATAACCCTGAACATCTCTGCTCAATACATTGGgggaatctcaattgcataccgCTCTTGTCGTCTCTCCTTGCCTCACTAAAACcaattggatgagaaagccagaggtctctctcctctgaccttctcttccaatgggttttgagaaggaggcaaggagagaggacaCGAGGAGTTTGCAGTTGAGATTCTCCCATAGTCTTCCCCATAGTGTACTGAATGACCTTTCCTGACCTCCACTCTTTTCTCTCACATCCCATCCTACCTACCATTGGGTCATGGTCTTCACAATCACACTGAAATGACAGAATCTGGTTTTCCACATGTTCTCAAGTGAAATATAGCCTGTACATGAGAGACTAGATGGTTTCCTGCCTTGCTTAATCACTGTCCAACCTACCACCTGTTTTGCTTTGAACTTCAATGCTAGGAAGATTTCTAGCCCGTTTTGCCTTTTGGCCCAGAGAACATAGCAGTGTAACATGACGGGTCACAGACAAATGCTGACATTAAGAATGGTGTATGTAAGGGCCAGGCCAGGCCGGGCTGTATGCTATGGGCATGCCCATCATTTGTGCTGCACAGCTGCACACCATGTGGTTGTGGGTGTGTCGTGTAGTCAATGTCTGTTAGATGTTATTGTTGAAGGCATTGGGATGTCATAAACACCACTAAGGTAATGCCGTTTGAAAGGCTCTGGTGACACCTTAAACAGTTTGATGAAAATATTTCATtctggatgcgtcccaaatggcaccctattccttttatagtgcactataaagggactagggtgccatttagaaTACAGACCTGATTTTTTTTATGTTGTTGGGTTTTTTAAACGGGGGGATAGGGTACTTGCTGTGAGATTCATGGGATCATTCATGATATCATTCATGGGATCATTCATGATATCATTCATCGGATCATTAATCGGATCATTCATGTATAAAGCTACATTCTGCTGTTATCCACAAATGCTTTAAGTAACCTgtctaataaaaataataattgaaaCTTCCAATACAACATTATTGGACTCCGGACACATTTTCTTGGCACATATACTTTTGGGATTTTGTATTGtgtgcgtctcaaatggcaccctgcaatttttttatataaagcactactttgaccagggcccatagggctctggtcaaaagtagtgcactatatagtgaatagggtgacatttgggacattCTTACAGTCCTATAGTCCTCTGTATAAATTACCTAATCAAGAGAAACCCTGATTTTACCTAAACTTCAGCGGCGGTTTGGCTGGCCTGCTTTGATAAACCTTACACAATGGTTATGTACACAGATGGTCCTGGAAAGATGGCTGTTCACTGCTCACTACTTCACTGCTTGCTGGGTCACTGTTTACAAAGGCATAGGAAATAGATTACCTTTTGCATGTTCAATCAACTCACTAAGAAGTGTGTATTCAATCATCTTGAGAGAAGTGCTGGTTTATTTTAGCTGGAGAATGACTTTAGCTCTCCAAATAAGAGGCATATTAATCACTCCTTTATCACTTCCTGATTCTGACAGGGCATAGTAAATTAGTTGTGtgccaaatggtgccctattccctatatagtgcacttttgaccagggcacatagggctctggttaaaagtagtgcactacgtagggaataggttgtcatttgggacTCTAGCCAACCTGAAAACAGTGAAGTTATACCTGTGTTTTACATCAAACAGATCACTCTGAATCAATGGCATGCTGCTGTCCCCTTCATATTCAATTCTATAGAATAAAAtggttctattctattctattctattcttagtgagacatgtactgtatattcagCCAAAATCCAATGCAGTTGATTGATCTGACATGCATAGCATATCATATATTAAAGGTCAGCGATATGACATAGATGCACATAGTAAATAGCATAGTGGTTGGGTCAATTTCCtcaacaactaagagcgttggCACACAAGGGTAAACTTCGTTGCTGTTTTTGGTCCTGTTGTAAAAGTgtgaagtgaacaagtgcacatgTGCAGATACCGTGTGAGAGCGAAGTCCTGTATCTTGCTCATCACAAAATCTGCTGTGCTACTCATGCAACATAATTTCGCTGACTACCTTCAAGATAATACTGTACACATCATTCGGTACTGAataaggcagtgtgtgtgtgtgtgttttggcttaAGTAAAGCACAAAGTAGAATATTTCCCTTGCAGAAGAAAATCTGTCAACACAGAAACCCTAAAAGGAAAGCACAACAGTGAGTGGAACAGTGGACCCTTGTCTGTCAACACTCAACATGGCCCACTAATTTATACTCAGTCTACTGGCAGCCCAGTCATGCAACCAGGACCCATATCAATTGAAGACCGACGATCATAGGGTAtagagcaggggtattcaacACTTAGCCTACAAGGTCCGGAGCCTACtgtttttctgttctacctgataattaatgccacccacctggtgtcctacATTTAAATCAGTCCGTGATTAGTAGGGAACAATTTTAAAAAGCAGTGGAACTTGCTTCCAGCTCAAGATTTCTGTTTTTGGGGTCTAGAGACAGCTAACTTTTGTCTCCCTCCCCATGTCTTGGggttgcgttccaaatggcaccctatttcgtACATAGtccactgcttttgaccagagccctatgagcccaaatgtagtgcactatataggaaataagggggccatttgggacatctCCCAGGTCTCAGCGAGCTGACTGGTGCTAGGGCCATGATTAATGACTTATGGCCTTATTGTGTAGAGGCCCACTAATTAACTGCAGACTGAGTGAAGACACGCTATGAAAATCTTTCCTGATAACCTGGACTCTTTCCTCCCTCCCGCCTGCAGAAACCTTGGCATGTGGAAGCTCTTACTGACAAATGTGTAAGAAGCAGACCAACGTTGAGTAAGATGAATGGTCTTTTCAGGAACTGTAAACAGGCTGTAATTTAACAGTATTTAAATATATGACATACTGGCATTGTGCTCCTGCACTGTTCGTGATCTCGGGTTTGGAAACTGCAGCCAAAGTTCCTACCTCACTGTTGATTTAAAATTAGGCTTGGCATATTCATGTAGggtgtttctgagatactggccTGGCAGGCATGTGTTCTTCTGCTTTTTTAAAAGAGTTTCCAGTACTTTTAAACAtagttacagtgcctttggaaagtattcagaccccttgactttttcgacattttgttttattacagccttattctaaaatggataacaaaaaaaacatcctcagcaatctacacacaataccccataataacagcgaaacaggtttttagaaatctttgcaaatttataaaatataaaaaactaaaataccttatttacataagtattcagcccctgcTATGAGGTGCAACGTAttgtcatgaggtcgaaggaattgtccgaagagctccgagacaggattgtgtcaaggcacagatctggggaagggtaccaaaacatttctgcagcattgaaggtccacaagaacacagtggcctccatcattcttaaatggaagaagtttggaaccaccaagactcttcctagagctgtccgcccagccaaactgagaaattggggtagaagggccttggtcagggaggtgaccaaggacccgatggtcactctgacagagctctagagttcctctgtggaaatgggagaaccttctagaaggacaagcATTGCTGAAGCACTTCAGGcttcaatcaggcctttatggtaaagttggccagacggaagccactcctcagtaaaaggcacatgacagcccaaaTGGAGTTTtacaaaaggcaccaaaagactctcagaccctgagaaacaagattagctgtggtgaaaccaagattgaacactttggtctgaatgtcaagcgtcacgtctggaggaaacctggcaccatccctagtgtgaagcatgctggtggaagcatcatgctgtggggatgtttttcagtggcagggactgggagactagtcaggatcgaggcaaagatgaacgaagcaaagtacagagagatccttgatgaaaacctgctccagagcgctcagggcctcagactggggtgaaggttcaatcTTCCaacaaagatagctcagatgttTGAGTGCCTTTGGAATTTTGAATCACCTAGTTTAATTTCAATCATAACAGACAAATTACATTCTTCCACACTTTATCACCTACCTCCATCCTATAATTATAACTAACATACATGTTTGCAGTCATGTTGACGGGCTAGCTTAATCAAGTCGCTATCGAACTTGTTGTGCCTAGCCCAAAGTGATGGCTTTAGTGCCTGAAATACAGCCTTGACCTATGGGAAGAAATTAGCTGTGGACGTTTGTGCAAGTTTGTACTTTTTACTTTCCTGCCAGGTGAAAATATTGTTTTGCCATGCATTGACAATGATGGAAACAGTAGGAAACTAAAATGTTCCACATTAATGTAGAGGATGAAAAATGTTGCAAGGTCATTCGAGTGGTACAACATGCATTATGCCAGCTGGAAGACCATTATGGGTGATGGACATCTCACTTACCTAAGTAAAATATGACAGACTGGTATACATTATTAtctggggcagcagcagttagcgGTTAGCGCATTAGTAACGGAAAGGGCGCTAGTTCGAATCcacactctctgagggtgtctcagggggagttgggatatgaaAAAATGGATACAAACTTGTTCATGTGAGAAACAGcaaaaatataagcacccacaTGATTATATACAGGAGGAGCTGCAGAATCAAGCCTTACCATCTGGGTCAATGGACAGAATAATCTACAGCTTGTGATTAGGTCTAAGGACCAGTGTTTCACTAATCTTTTTCAGCTTTCAGAAATGTCCATCTGCACCACACAGCACATAATTTATCTTCAAGAGGaaataacatctctctctctctctctctctctctctctctctctctctctctctctcctttactcagGTCTTTGTCAATGAATATGTCATGTACATTTGTCTGAGCATAGTGATCCTTCTTCACCGACAAACATCCCCTGGCACCCTGGAACAGTTGGTGACCTGTATATGGTTttgtcaccctattccctgtatagtgcactacctttgaccaaggcatatagggaatagggctatgAGCCCTCGTCAAAACGAATGCACTACAgagtatagggtgccatttcggacacacGTGACACCATAACCAAAGTCTACACTGAGTGTCACAAGGGAGTGAGTAAAAAAAATAAGAACATCTCAAGTCATTCAGTCAGTCTCCATAAAATTAGTAAGACAACACAACTGTCAGGTGTCAGCCTATTGTGTCAGTTGTCACCCATTACGCCGGGGATGTATCCACAGTGATGTTTTCACCCACCGCACTGCACGACAAAAGGGAAATGACTCCAGTGCTTTTTTTATATAGGAGaactgtcctgtctgtcagctGCGGCTCTGGAGTCATAACAAATCACTGGCACTCAGCTGAGACTGAACATTGCAGGCGTCAGGAAGAAGACGGATGACCTGCAGGCCTTTGAAGTGCCTTGGCAGTTCAGATGGGTCCACACGGCGCTGACAGAGAAATATACACAACAGAGCAACCAATAATGAGAACATTAAACATTCCAGCCACCTGACAGGCTGACAAAAACAGCCTGGCCCGATATCAATCATCTTCCCAGACATAACCTTGACAATTAGTCCCCTTGGATACTCCCAttaacgtctctctctctatgtattgTGGAAACtctgctgatatatatatatatatatgtgttaaAATAGAAGGCTCGAACACATGCTAATAGAAGTTATAAAGCATTATACATGGCCCTGCAGGCTCTAAGTAATTATAAAGCATTATACATGACCCTGCAGGCTCTAAGTAATTATAAAGCATTATACATGTCCCTGCAGGCTCTAAGTAATTATAAAGCATTATACATGTCCCTGTAGGCTCTAAGTAATTATAAAGCACTATACATGACCCTGCAGGCTCTAAGTAGTTATAAAGCATTATACATGTCCCTGCAGGCTCTAAGTAAAGTGGTGTAGTAATGATCCTCTTCAGTAGGCTAACAAGCAGAACTTTGTCAACCACAAAAAAATGAATTTTCTATCCAGCGTGTGTTTAAAATGCTGCAGCCTGCACACATATGTGCATTAATGATgcccttcaggcatttggaagcTATATATTCCAGTGGCGCCAACTTACTGACTCACAGAAGGGCATGGTTCAACATAAAATATGCCATCGGCTTTAATACTATTCTACCAAGGTCTTTCAAGGTCTTATGAGGTCTCACAGGGTGTCATAGGGTCTTATGAGTTCTCATAGGGTGCCAAAAGGTCTTACAAGGTCACACAGGGTGTCACAAGGTCTTACGAGGATTTACAGGGTGTCACATGGTCTTACGAGGATTTACAGGGTGTCACAAGATCTTACGAGGTCACACAGGGTGTCACAAGGTCTTACGAGGTCTCACAGGGTGTCACAAGGCGTTACAGGGTGTCACAAGTTTGTATAGCATCTCATGGAGACATATCATGCACAGTTTGGAGTAATGGGTAACTGCATACACAGAGTGTGTCTGAAAGTGGGTGTTGGCAAATAAGTGGGAGGATCAACATAAGTGGGTGTATGGAAACCTAACAGCTAATTGGGAAGATTGGTTGCCACTCAAGATTGTTTTGCATGGCTGTTTGCTGCCTGCCACCTTAATTTTCCAACCTGCCACGTTAATTCTCCTATCCTCccatgttaattatcctaacttGACTAAACAgcttagctaaaatgctacaagCAAGCAGCCACACAAAACGGTCTTGAGTGGCAACCAATCTGCCCAATTAACTGTTATGTTCCCATACACCCACTTATGTTAATCTTCCCACTTATGTTGCAACGCCCACTTTCAGACACATTAAACATACGCAGTTATCCATACTTGTaagtttgagctactccaggaag encodes the following:
- the LOC109899157 gene encoding zinc finger protein 503; protein product: MITSPAFSVLRNSIAIPVWENSYSGEKGAPRINNPFLHLVSPSNPLRQANRIPIKILKMLTARGGHILHPEYLQPLPSTPISPIELDAKKSPLALLAQTCSQIGKPDPPSSSKLSSVTSNGSSDKETKSGPLKMSDIGNEDKSSFKPYSKSSEKNKDSSSSSGSLSGDKASFRVPSATCQPFTPRTGSPSSCHSVSPLPSEGKQGDKEENNKESDSNKNSTMEGSGSGSHSRISGINGEANQHQETTSGSKVITSDSPTSVSSASSVQLLGSGGLVAPVSPYKPGHTVFPLPPAGMSYPGSLAGAYAGYPQHFLPHGMTLDPTKSSSQLLSAQFAAASQLQCNKTGSPLSRASPPSLMSASLCRDPYCLSYHCASHLSGASSASQCHESSALKSGYPLMYPTHPLHSVHSSPPSFAGHPLYPYGFMLPNDPLPHVCNWVSANGPCDKRFSCSEELLNHLRTHTAFAGTEKLISGYPGSSSLANAAAAAMACHMHMPPNAAPGSPGTLTLRSPHHPLGLSTRYHPYSKSPLPPGASVQMPAATGPYYSPYALYGQRLTTASALGYQ